A section of the Petrimonas sulfuriphila genome encodes:
- a CDS encoding ACT domain-containing protein codes for MIIKQLSVFLEDRSGRLTDLTQILAEHEINITALSLAETADYGIVRMVVGKPGAAEEFLREAGFSVRLTDVVCVNMPDRPGALHEVLKILADNAINVDYMYAFSNKDVALAVIRAADIDQVIEVLQKNEMQLLRQSDIYQL; via the coding sequence ATGATTATCAAACAATTATCTGTATTTTTGGAAGATCGTTCGGGACGGCTTACCGATCTCACTCAGATACTGGCAGAGCACGAGATCAATATCACTGCCCTGAGCCTGGCCGAGACAGCTGATTACGGCATCGTAAGAATGGTGGTGGGGAAGCCCGGCGCAGCAGAGGAGTTTCTTCGTGAAGCCGGCTTTTCGGTGCGCCTAACCGATGTGGTCTGCGTGAATATGCCCGACCGCCCCGGAGCATTGCATGAGGTGCTCAAGATATTGGCAGACAATGCGATCAATGTAGATTATATGTATGCATTTTCGAATAAGGATGTGGCTTTAGCTGTTATTCGGGCGGCGGATATCGATCAGGTAATCGAGGTATTGCAGAAAAACGAGATGCAACTGCTTCGCCAGAGCGATATTTATCAACTTTAA
- a CDS encoding PLP-dependent aminotransferase family protein, whose protein sequence is MTRFAHGVSALRSSEIRDLMSLATSPDIISFSGGMPGNELFPLDKIDNIYQSLTEKEKQVAMQYGPTNGLPTLLESLSQYLEKKGLPVGKNRLMMTTGSLQAINILAKAFVDPGDTVLVETPSFIGALSAFRSYEANLVSVPLQGDGIDIEALRTTLNTAGPKPKFLYFAPNFHNPAGIIYSEEVKHQMIELLKDQDIPLIEDDVYSDLYFYEEDVPKMTNIKTMDPEGIDVCFTGSFSKILGPGLRLGWMLVPEHIYKKCELIKQSMDACSPSFSQVIADKFIRNGYIYEYTENVRQEYKKRGLAMIEALEKYLPDYVSFEKPRGGFYIWLHLPKGTDSSLILKKAIEKGVVFVTGKTFDPDGVKNDCIRVSFCNTATDVIQKGIPVVAEAIREVCG, encoded by the coding sequence ATGACAAGATTTGCACACGGTGTTTCCGCTTTACGTTCGTCAGAAATCAGGGACCTGATGAGCCTGGCCACTTCTCCCGACATCATCTCTTTTTCAGGCGGAATGCCGGGTAACGAACTTTTCCCGTTGGATAAGATAGATAATATTTATCAGTCGCTTACCGAAAAAGAAAAACAGGTTGCCATGCAATACGGGCCCACCAACGGGTTGCCGACGTTGCTGGAGTCCCTGTCGCAATACCTTGAAAAGAAAGGATTGCCGGTAGGGAAGAATCGTTTGATGATGACTACGGGGTCACTTCAGGCGATCAACATCCTGGCAAAAGCCTTTGTGGATCCGGGCGATACTGTTCTGGTTGAAACGCCCTCTTTTATCGGAGCATTATCTGCCTTTCGATCATACGAAGCCAATCTTGTTTCTGTTCCTCTCCAGGGAGATGGTATCGATATAGAAGCGTTAAGAACGACGTTGAATACTGCTGGCCCGAAGCCGAAGTTCCTCTATTTTGCCCCTAATTTTCACAATCCTGCGGGTATTATTTATTCGGAAGAAGTGAAGCATCAGATGATTGAATTGTTGAAAGATCAGGACATCCCGCTTATTGAAGACGATGTTTACAGCGATTTGTACTTCTACGAAGAGGATGTGCCGAAAATGACAAACATAAAAACGATGGATCCCGAGGGTATTGATGTCTGCTTTACAGGTTCATTCTCTAAAATTCTCGGTCCCGGCTTGCGCCTGGGTTGGATGCTTGTTCCGGAACACATTTACAAAAAGTGTGAATTGATCAAACAATCTATGGATGCCTGCTCGCCCAGTTTTTCACAGGTGATAGCCGATAAATTCATCCGCAACGGTTATATTTATGAATATACTGAGAATGTGCGGCAGGAGTACAAAAAACGCGGGTTGGCCATGATTGAGGCCTTAGAGAAGTATTTGCCCGATTACGTTTCGTTTGAAAAGCCACGTGGCGGGTTTTATATCTGGCTTCACCTGCCCAAAGGAACGGACAGTTCGCTTATCTTGAAAAAAGCCATCGAAAAAGGAGTGGTCTTCGTTACCGGAAAGACATTCGACCCCGACGGGGTAAAAAATGATTGTATACGTGTATCGTTTTGCAATACGGCCACAGATGTTATTCAGAAAGGAATTCCCGTCGTTGCGGAAGCGATCCGGGAGGTGTGCGGATAA